From Pararhodobacter zhoushanensis, the proteins below share one genomic window:
- a CDS encoding peptidase S1, which yields MIKRFKLFIAAAIAATTLGGVATTAAAQNFSLAPSYGSATLNAGFLPDPRSVRVRAGGDYHFGGSGGCPGGGWFANAPDFRLHYRAGGFPLTIYVSAPGDTMLLINDPSTTWYCNDDYNGLDPLIRFSNPRSGQYDIWAGTYNRSRVRNTMIYISER from the coding sequence ATGATCAAACGTTTCAAACTGTTCATTGCTGCGGCTATCGCCGCCACGACGCTGGGCGGTGTTGCGACCACTGCCGCTGCGCAAAACTTTTCGCTGGCCCCGTCCTATGGCAGCGCCACGCTGAACGCAGGCTTCCTGCCCGATCCGCGCTCGGTCCGGGTGCGCGCCGGAGGGGATTACCATTTCGGCGGCAGCGGCGGTTGTCCGGGGGGCGGCTGGTTTGCCAATGCGCCCGATTTCCGCCTGCACTACCGCGCCGGGGGGTTCCCGCTGACGATTTATGTCAGCGCGCCGGGTGACACGATGTTGCTGATCAACGATCCGTCGACAACCTGGTACTGCAACGATGACTACAACGGGCTTGACCCGCTGATCCGCTTCTCGAACCCGCGGTCGGGCCAGTATGATATCTGGGCCGGGACCTATAACCGCTCGCGCGTGCGCAACACGATGATCTATATCAGCGAGCGGTGA
- a CDS encoding YccF domain-containing protein gives MSLILNVLWLVFGGVWMAVGWLFAALLMAISIVGLPWARSAVVMAGYCLLPFGMQAVDRTEVSGPDIGTGALGTLGNVLWLVLAGWWLALGHLISAVLMAVTIIGLPFAWAHLKLAGFALWPVGKTIVPR, from the coding sequence ATGAGTTTGATCCTGAATGTTCTGTGGCTTGTCTTTGGCGGCGTATGGATGGCCGTTGGCTGGTTGTTCGCGGCGCTGCTGATGGCGATCAGTATCGTGGGGCTGCCCTGGGCGCGCTCGGCGGTGGTGATGGCCGGGTACTGCCTGCTGCCCTTCGGCATGCAGGCGGTCGACCGGACCGAGGTGTCGGGGCCGGATATCGGCACGGGCGCCTTGGGGACGCTGGGGAACGTGCTGTGGCTGGTGCTGGCCGGGTGGTGGCTGGCGCTGGGGCATCTGATCTCGGCGGTGCTGATGGCGGTGACGATCATCGGCCTGCCCTTCGCCTGGGCGCATCTGAAGCTGGCCGGGTTCGCGCTGTGGCCGGTGGGGAAAACCATCGTGCCACGGTGA
- a CDS encoding DedA family protein: protein MRIVSMDMTEWMLALVADWGATALAIVTFLSCLAVPVPSSMMMLAAGAFAASGDLDLVPAMSAALIGAILGDQTGYQLGRVGYQRTAVWLNQNHTRAAVLERARLSVNRRGAVAVFLSRWLFSVLGPYVNLLAGGAGMTWLHFTAAGIAGECVWVLVYVGVGYLAGGSITEIGEALSNASGLMASLAVTVLLGWVLVRRKWHKPAP from the coding sequence ATGCGTATCGTGAGCATGGACATGACTGAGTGGATGCTCGCGCTGGTCGCGGACTGGGGCGCCACGGCGCTGGCCATCGTGACCTTCCTGTCCTGTCTGGCGGTGCCGGTGCCCTCCTCTATGATGATGCTGGCTGCCGGCGCCTTTGCCGCCTCAGGCGATCTGGACCTGGTGCCTGCCATGAGCGCGGCATTGATCGGTGCGATTCTGGGCGATCAGACCGGGTATCAGTTGGGACGGGTCGGCTATCAACGCACCGCAGTCTGGCTGAACCAGAATCACACCCGCGCAGCCGTCCTCGAACGCGCCCGGCTTTCGGTCAATCGGCGCGGCGCGGTGGCGGTGTTCCTGTCGCGCTGGCTGTTCAGCGTTCTGGGGCCGTATGTCAACCTGCTGGCCGGGGGCGCAGGCATGACATGGCTCCATTTCACCGCCGCCGGGATCGCAGGGGAATGCGTCTGGGTGCTGGTTTATGTCGGTGTCGGGTATCTGGCCGGGGGCTCGATCACCGAAATCGGCGAGGCGTTGAGCAACGCCTCGGGCCTGATGGCTTCCCTTGCCGTGACGGTGTTGCTGGGGTGGGTGCTGGTGCGCCGAAAGTGGCACAAACCAGCGCCTTAA
- a CDS encoding trans-sulfuration enzyme family protein: MSDTPSLVRRTPWPASASRPVVTPLQPSVVYASPDPDTLDAQYAGTNPGFTYAREGHPNAQVLAEKIDMLEGAEGGLITGSGMAAVTAALMGVLKAGDHVLGGDQLYGRSLRLMGQDLNRFGIATSLADSTDARAFAAAIRPETKMILLEVVSNPTLRVADIEGIAAVARERGVLLAIDNTFTTPRGFRPFEHGADIVIHSVTKILSGHSDATLGYTATKDPALRKAIYDFAVTTGMTPSPFDCWLAERGLYSFELRYDRAEANAAALADHLATLPGVKKVLYPTRSDHPDQNRAVSLLGERGGHMVSFVIEGDRAQANALTRGAPDLAFAPTLGDIGTTLSHPASSSHRALAPEARAALGITEGFFRVSVGIEDIGLLKSEFSKAVAASQAV, encoded by the coding sequence ATGTCCGATACCCCTTCGCTGGTTCGCCGCACGCCGTGGCCGGCCAGCGCCTCGCGCCCGGTGGTCACGCCGCTGCAGCCCTCGGTGGTCTATGCCTCGCCCGATCCCGATACGCTGGACGCGCAATACGCGGGCACCAATCCGGGCTTTACCTATGCGCGCGAAGGGCACCCCAACGCGCAGGTGCTGGCCGAGAAAATCGACATGCTGGAAGGGGCCGAGGGCGGGTTGATCACCGGCTCGGGCATGGCGGCGGTGACGGCGGCGCTGATGGGTGTGTTGAAAGCGGGCGATCACGTTTTGGGCGGCGATCAGCTTTATGGCCGCTCTTTGCGGCTGATGGGGCAGGACCTGAACCGCTTTGGCATCGCGACCTCGCTGGCCGATTCGACCGATGCGCGGGCCTTTGCCGCGGCGATCCGGCCGGAAACGAAAATGATCCTGCTCGAGGTGGTGTCGAACCCGACGCTGCGGGTGGCGGATATCGAGGGCATCGCAGCGGTGGCGCGCGAGCGGGGGGTGTTGCTGGCGATCGACAACACCTTCACCACGCCGCGCGGGTTCCGGCCGTTCGAGCATGGCGCGGATATCGTCATTCATTCGGTGACCAAGATCCTGTCAGGGCACTCGGACGCCACGCTGGGCTATACGGCGACCAAAGACCCGGCGCTGCGCAAGGCGATCTATGATTTCGCCGTGACCACGGGGATGACGCCCAGCCCCTTCGATTGCTGGCTGGCCGAGCGCGGGCTCTATTCGTTCGAGCTGCGTTACGACCGGGCCGAGGCGAATGCGGCGGCGCTGGCCGATCATCTGGCGACGCTGCCGGGGGTGAAGAAAGTGCTGTATCCGACGCGCTCGGACCATCCGGACCAGAACCGCGCGGTGTCGCTGCTGGGTGAGCGCGGCGGGCATATGGTGAGCTTCGTGATCGAGGGCGACCGAGCCCAGGCCAACGCCCTGACCCGTGGCGCGCCGGATCTGGCCTTTGCGCCGACGCTGGGCGACATCGGCACCACGCTGTCGCACCCGGCCTCGTCCTCGCACCGGGCGCTGGCACCCGAGGCACGGGCGGCGCTGGGGATCACGGAAGGGTTCTTCCGGGTGTCGGTGGGGATTGAGGATATCGGGCTGCTCAAGAGCGAGTTTTCAAAGGCTGTGGCGGCATCGCAGGCGGTTTGA
- a CDS encoding SDR family NAD(P)-dependent oxidoreductase, which yields MSQNPDTPESTAAPEAPIALITGASRGLGAALAEALGARGWHIVALARTTGALEELDDRIKAKGGSATLVPVDITNDDAMRQICLSIYERWGKVDLWAHCAVHVPPLSPAGHVAAKDWDKTINVTVRATGALIPLIEPLLRPSPRGTALFFDDPSWHDGDGVTKFFGAYGASKAAQIAFARAWAAENASLAAKGAPRVIIDMPAPMPTATRARFFPGEDTSALTPCALEAERILALLG from the coding sequence ATGAGCCAGAACCCTGACACACCCGAATCAACCGCCGCCCCTGAGGCCCCGATTGCGCTGATCACCGGCGCGTCGCGCGGTCTGGGCGCAGCCCTGGCCGAGGCGCTTGGGGCGCGCGGCTGGCATATCGTCGCCCTCGCCCGCACCACCGGTGCCCTGGAAGAACTGGACGACCGCATCAAGGCCAAGGGCGGCAGCGCCACGCTTGTGCCTGTCGACATCACCAATGACGACGCGATGCGCCAGATCTGCCTGTCGATCTATGAACGCTGGGGCAAGGTCGATCTGTGGGCGCATTGCGCCGTCCATGTCCCGCCGCTGTCCCCCGCCGGGCATGTCGCGGCCAAGGATTGGGACAAGACGATCAATGTCACCGTCCGGGCGACCGGCGCGCTGATCCCGCTGATCGAGCCGCTTCTGCGTCCCAGCCCGCGCGGCACCGCGCTGTTCTTTGACGATCCGAGCTGGCATGATGGTGACGGAGTTACCAAGTTCTTCGGCGCCTACGGCGCCTCGAAGGCCGCGCAGATCGCCTTTGCCCGTGCCTGGGCAGCTGAAAACGCCAGTCTGGCCGCCAAAGGGGCGCCGCGCGTGATCATCGACATGCCTGCGCCGATGCCCACCGCGACCCGCGCCCGGTTCTTCCCCGGCGAGGATACCAGCGCGCTGACGCCTTGCGCGCTAGAGGCCGAACGGATCCTCGCACTGTTGGGCTAA
- a CDS encoding RCC1 domain-containing protein: protein MVKVLMWLAVAALGMVGAPAFLQAQTVAHFLEIEAAPFHACGRVADGSVLCWGANDQGQLGSGKVRDRRFARRVHGIWSPVTAIGTGESHSCAIAALGRLRCWGRNAEGQLGNDTQTGQLVAGPVAGPRRRFTAVAGGIDHSCALTASTRVFCWGANPTGAVGDGTTQNRLVPTLVGGLPRGQVEIGTGYRFSCARNTVGAVACWGSNVAGRLGNGRAGDSVTPVRVTGLNADAQALSVGVNHACALAAAGLAVCWGATTLARSVTAPQRNRAWPRRCRLQDCRSQSA, encoded by the coding sequence ATGGTCAAGGTGTTGATGTGGCTTGCAGTCGCAGCCCTCGGCATGGTGGGAGCGCCGGCGTTTTTGCAAGCGCAGACGGTGGCGCATTTTCTGGAAATCGAGGCGGCACCGTTTCACGCCTGCGGGCGTGTCGCCGATGGCTCGGTTTTGTGCTGGGGGGCCAATGATCAGGGCCAGCTTGGCTCGGGTAAGGTGAGAGACCGGCGTTTTGCGCGCCGGGTGCACGGGATCTGGTCGCCCGTGACGGCAATCGGCACGGGTGAGTCGCACAGCTGCGCGATCGCGGCGCTGGGGCGGCTGCGGTGCTGGGGACGCAATGCCGAGGGCCAGTTGGGCAATGACACACAGACCGGACAGCTGGTGGCCGGTCCTGTTGCCGGGCCAAGACGGCGTTTTACCGCTGTGGCCGGGGGCATTGATCATAGCTGCGCACTGACGGCATCGACGCGGGTCTTTTGCTGGGGTGCCAACCCGACGGGCGCGGTGGGGGATGGCACAACGCAGAACCGCCTTGTGCCGACGCTGGTCGGCGGCTTGCCGCGCGGGCAGGTCGAGATCGGCACCGGCTACCGCTTTTCTTGCGCGCGCAACACGGTGGGAGCCGTGGCCTGCTGGGGCTCGAATGTCGCAGGGCGGCTGGGCAACGGACGCGCAGGAGACAGTGTGACGCCGGTGCGGGTAACCGGGCTCAACGCCGACGCTCAGGCACTGTCGGTGGGGGTTAACCACGCGTGCGCGCTTGCTGCCGCTGGCCTTGCGGTCTGCTGGGGGGCAACGACTTTGGCCAGATCGGTGACGGCACCGCAACGGAATCGGGCGTGGCCACGCCGGTGCCGGTTGCAGGATTGCCGCAGCCAGTCAGCCTGA
- a CDS encoding GtrA family protein gives MSQTPTGWTLIVRYSGFAVVATLANLGAQRLVLRLGETPALFALAVLVGTALGLVVKYALDKRWIFLDPETGVKANSRKFALYTVMGLVTTAIFWGSETLFWQIGGTHTAREIGAVLGLAVGYMVKYQLDKRFVFTPAGRGRVMELSGWGRYPHQETRLSTPRDAQDVAALLGDGPVIARGSGRAYGDPAIGAHAVSTRHLNRMIAFDESTGALIAEAGVTLGEIIDAFLPRGWFLSVTPGTKFVSLGGAIAADVHGKNHHSEGSFGVFVDWFDLMGADGTVTRCSRNDNADLFRWTLGGMGLTGIILRAAIRLKKVESGWIRQTTIATRNLDEALAAFEQTYDATYSMAWIDCAATGAKMGRSIVMNGEHATRDDLPPLARPRPLDTALHRDLSVPFDFPGFALNPWSIRAFNELYYVKGKRTPPVSITGIDSFFYPLDAIRNWNRIYGRKGFMQFQCVVPLESHAEGLRAILNAITRTGAGSFLAVLKRFGPQDSRLSFPMEGYTLALDFPLTRRSLDLMPELDRITADHGGRFYLAKDSRMNADTLRRTDPRWQAFAEMRRQQGLTQAFASAQSERLGL, from the coding sequence GTGAGCCAGACCCCCACCGGCTGGACGCTGATCGTCCGATACAGCGGCTTTGCCGTTGTCGCCACGCTGGCCAATCTGGGGGCGCAGCGGCTGGTGTTGCGCTTGGGCGAAACGCCCGCGTTGTTCGCGCTGGCGGTTCTGGTCGGCACGGCGCTGGGGCTGGTGGTGAAATACGCGCTGGATAAGCGGTGGATCTTTCTGGACCCTGAGACGGGGGTGAAGGCCAACAGCCGCAAATTCGCGCTCTATACGGTGATGGGGCTGGTGACGACGGCGATCTTCTGGGGCAGCGAGACGCTGTTCTGGCAGATCGGCGGCACCCACACGGCGCGCGAGATTGGTGCGGTTCTGGGGCTGGCCGTCGGCTACATGGTCAAGTATCAGCTGGACAAGCGGTTCGTCTTCACCCCCGCTGGCCGAGGGCGTGTGATGGAACTGTCAGGCTGGGGCCGTTACCCGCATCAGGAAACCCGGTTAAGCACCCCGCGCGACGCGCAGGATGTGGCTGCCCTGCTCGGCGATGGGCCGGTGATCGCGCGCGGCTCGGGCCGGGCGTATGGCGATCCGGCAATCGGGGCGCATGCGGTCTCGACCAGGCACCTCAACCGCATGATCGCCTTTGACGAGTCGACGGGCGCGCTGATCGCCGAAGCCGGTGTGACGCTGGGCGAGATCATCGACGCCTTCCTGCCGCGCGGCTGGTTTCTCAGCGTGACGCCGGGAACCAAATTCGTCTCACTGGGCGGCGCGATTGCCGCGGATGTGCATGGCAAGAACCACCATTCCGAGGGGTCTTTCGGCGTCTTCGTCGACTGGTTCGACCTGATGGGTGCCGATGGCACCGTCACCCGCTGCTCGCGCAACGACAACGCCGATCTGTTTCGCTGGACGCTGGGCGGCATGGGCCTGACCGGCATCATCCTGCGCGCCGCGATCCGGCTCAAGAAGGTCGAAAGCGGCTGGATCCGCCAGACCACCATCGCCACCCGCAATCTGGATGAGGCGCTGGCCGCCTTCGAGCAAACCTACGACGCCACCTACAGCATGGCGTGGATCGATTGCGCGGCGACCGGGGCGAAGATGGGCCGCTCGATCGTGATGAACGGCGAGCATGCAACGCGCGACGACCTCCCGCCCCTTGCCCGCCCGCGCCCTTTGGACACCGCCCTGCACCGCGATCTGAGCGTGCCGTTCGACTTTCCCGGTTTTGCCCTGAACCCGTGGTCGATCCGCGCGTTCAACGAGCTTTACTACGTCAAGGGCAAGCGCACGCCGCCGGTCAGCATCACCGGCATCGACTCGTTCTTCTATCCGCTCGACGCGATCCGCAACTGGAACCGCATCTATGGCCGCAAGGGCTTCATGCAGTTCCAATGCGTCGTGCCGCTGGAAAGCCACGCCGAAGGGCTGCGCGCGATCCTCAACGCGATCACCCGCACCGGCGCGGGCTCTTTCCTTGCCGTCCTCAAGCGCTTTGGGCCGCAAGACAGCCGCCTTTCCTTTCCGATGGAGGGCTATACGCTTGCCCTCGATTTCCCCCTGACCCGCCGGAGCCTCGACCTGATGCCCGAACTCGACCGTATCACCGCAGATCATGGCGGGCGTTTCTACCTTGCCAAGGACAGCCGCATGAACGCCGACACCCTGCGCCGCACCGATCCGCGCTGGCAGGCTTTCGCCGAGATGCGCCGCCAACAGGGGCTGACGCAGGCCTTCGCCTCGGCCCAAAGCGAAAGGCTGGGACTATGA
- a CDS encoding biotin transporter BioY: MAQQTLLQASFGTQSLLTKLLAVVGGSAVIALGAQVSVPMLPVPMTLQTLAVLMVGLVAGSRLGAAAVLTYLAEGAMGLPVFSNGAAGAAYLFGPTGGFLIGFVAMAYAAGLLAERGVARGFLGTALGVAAISALLYVPGLIWLTAVTPLDLGGAVSRGMLPFLAGDLVKSVIAALIVTGAWTTLRARRG; encoded by the coding sequence ATGGCCCAGCAAACTCTTCTTCAGGCCTCTTTTGGCACGCAATCGCTGCTCACCAAATTGCTCGCCGTTGTTGGCGGCTCTGCGGTGATCGCTCTGGGCGCGCAGGTCAGCGTACCGATGCTGCCGGTTCCGATGACCCTGCAAACGCTGGCCGTGCTCATGGTCGGTCTGGTCGCGGGCTCGCGTCTTGGCGCGGCGGCGGTGCTGACCTATCTGGCCGAAGGTGCCATGGGTCTGCCGGTGTTCTCGAACGGTGCTGCGGGTGCGGCCTATCTGTTCGGGCCGACCGGTGGCTTCCTGATCGGCTTTGTTGCCATGGCCTATGCCGCTGGCCTGCTGGCCGAGCGCGGCGTGGCGCGTGGGTTTCTTGGCACGGCTCTGGGTGTCGCGGCGATCTCGGCGCTGCTGTATGTGCCGGGCCTGATCTGGCTGACCGCTGTGACCCCGCTGGATCTGGGCGGCGCTGTGTCGCGCGGGATGCTGCCGTTTCTGGCCGGTGATCTGGTCAAGTCGGTGATCGCGGCGCTGATCGTCACGGGTGCCTGGACCACGCTGCGCGCCCGTCGCGGCTAA
- a CDS encoding RCC1 domain-containing protein gives MATPVPVAGLPQPVSLIEAGGGHSCAVADGAVWCWGWNIHGQLGDGTTTDSAVPVAVQGLTGEVVALTLGDLFSCALMADGTANCWGSNDRGQLGVGTTAPSSVPMPVLTP, from the coding sequence GTGGCCACGCCGGTGCCGGTTGCAGGATTGCCGCAGCCAGTCAGCCTGATCGAGGCCGGTGGCGGGCATAGCTGCGCTGTGGCGGACGGGGCGGTCTGGTGCTGGGGATGGAATATCCATGGCCAGTTGGGGGATGGGACCACCACCGACAGCGCCGTGCCCGTTGCAGTGCAGGGTCTGACCGGCGAGGTTGTCGCGCTCACCCTGGGCGATCTGTTCAGCTGCGCGCTGATGGCCGATGGCACGGCGAATTGCTGGGGCTCGAATGACCGGGGTCAACTGGGGGTGGGAACCACCGCGCCCTCAAGCGTGCCGATGCCGGTGCTGACGCCCTGA
- a CDS encoding SDR family oxidoreductase encodes MSSVLILGARSDIARACAQFYAKQGYAVQLAARDPAGLEADATDLHLRHRVPVTCHAFDVLDTASFAGFIEALPILPDTVICAVGFMGEQAASERDPQAAALVMRSNYEGPSLILGLLAERFADRNSGTLVGISSVAGDRGRASNYVYGSAKAGFTAFLSGLRNRLSRTRVQVITVKPGFVATRMTEGMDLNPRLTAQPDEVARAIWTAQAKGRSVIYVRGIWRLVMTIIRLLPEAVFKKTSL; translated from the coding sequence ATGAGCAGCGTCCTGATCCTCGGTGCCCGCTCGGACATCGCCCGCGCCTGCGCGCAGTTTTACGCCAAACAGGGCTACGCCGTGCAACTCGCCGCCCGCGACCCCGCTGGACTTGAGGCCGACGCCACCGACCTGCACCTGCGCCACCGCGTTCCGGTGACCTGCCACGCCTTTGACGTGCTCGACACCGCCAGCTTTGCCGGGTTCATCGAAGCCCTGCCCATCCTGCCCGACACGGTGATCTGTGCCGTAGGCTTCATGGGCGAGCAAGCCGCGAGCGAGCGTGACCCGCAGGCCGCAGCGCTGGTGATGCGCTCGAACTATGAAGGGCCGTCGCTGATCCTCGGGCTGCTGGCCGAACGCTTTGCGGACCGCAATTCCGGCACGCTGGTCGGCATATCCTCGGTCGCGGGCGACCGGGGGCGCGCGTCGAACTACGTCTATGGCTCGGCCAAGGCGGGGTTCACTGCCTTCCTCAGCGGGTTGCGCAACCGGCTGTCGCGCACCAGGGTGCAGGTGATCACCGTCAAGCCCGGCTTCGTTGCGACCCGGATGACCGAGGGCATGGACCTGAACCCCCGCCTGACCGCCCAGCCCGACGAGGTGGCCCGCGCGATCTGGACCGCGCAGGCCAAGGGCCGCTCCGTGATCTATGTGCGCGGCATCTGGCGGCTGGTGATGACCATCATCCGCCTGCTGCCCGAGGCGGTCTTCAAAAAGACCAGCCTCTGA
- a CDS encoding ABC-F family ATP-binding cassette domain-containing protein, whose translation MAPAPLLQLSGISLTFGGNPLFDTLDLVIQPGDRLALVGRNGSGKSTLMKIMAGLAEADKGIRVLTPGTTVGYMEQDPDFKGFATLGDYALSQLDPSESYKIEIAAEGLGFDPDVAVETASGGERRRAALAKLLAEAPELMLLDEPTNHLDIQAIGWLEERLRETRAAFVMISHDRAFLNALSRAMLWVDRGQVRRLEQGFAAFEDWRDKTWMEEDDARHKLDRKIKHEAKWAVEGISARRKRNQGRVRALQELRSERSSQIRRQGTAAMALDAGQQSGKLVAEAVGISKTFDGVPILKDFSLKVLRGDRVAFVGPNGAGKTTLLKMLTGEMEPDEGTIRLGTNLDMALFDQTRARVDTEMTLWENLTGDPEMRVSGQADQVMVRGVPKHVVGYLKEFLFDEAQARAPVRSLSGGERARLLLAKIMARESNLLVLDEPTNDLDVETLDLLQDILGEYPGTVLLVSHDRDFIDRVATTTLAFEGQGKVVAYAGGWSDYQAQKALTEPKPVADKGGSKQAGKAGQKSAKSTAAPVKGLTFSEKKRLEALPKDIARLEAEIGKLTELLSDAAIYTREPVKASKASQMLTERQIALGKAEQEWLALAERDEG comes from the coding sequence ATGGCACCCGCACCCCTTTTGCAACTCTCCGGGATCTCGCTGACTTTCGGCGGCAATCCCTTGTTCGACACCCTCGATCTGGTGATCCAGCCGGGCGACCGTCTGGCGCTGGTCGGCCGCAACGGGTCGGGCAAATCGACGCTGATGAAGATCATGGCCGGTCTGGCCGAGGCCGACAAAGGCATCCGCGTGCTCACGCCCGGAACGACCGTCGGCTATATGGAGCAGGACCCCGATTTCAAGGGTTTCGCGACCTTGGGCGATTACGCGCTGTCGCAGCTCGACCCGTCCGAAAGCTACAAGATCGAGATTGCCGCCGAAGGCTTGGGCTTTGATCCCGATGTCGCGGTCGAGACCGCCTCGGGCGGTGAACGCCGCCGGGCTGCACTGGCCAAGCTGCTGGCCGAAGCGCCCGAGCTGATGCTGCTGGATGAGCCGACCAACCACCTCGATATTCAGGCCATCGGCTGGCTGGAAGAACGCCTGCGCGAAACCCGCGCGGCCTTTGTGATGATCAGCCACGACCGGGCATTTCTGAATGCGCTCAGCCGGGCGATGCTGTGGGTCGACCGCGGGCAGGTACGCCGGCTGGAGCAGGGGTTCGCCGCGTTCGAGGATTGGCGCGACAAGACCTGGATGGAAGAGGACGACGCCCGCCACAAGCTGGATCGCAAGATCAAGCACGAGGCGAAATGGGCGGTCGAGGGCATCAGCGCGCGGCGCAAACGCAATCAGGGCCGGGTGCGCGCGCTGCAGGAGCTGCGCTCGGAACGCTCCAGCCAGATCCGCCGTCAGGGCACCGCCGCCATGGCGCTGGATGCCGGGCAGCAGTCGGGCAAACTGGTGGCCGAGGCCGTGGGGATCTCGAAAACCTTCGACGGTGTGCCGATCCTCAAGGATTTCAGCCTGAAGGTGCTGCGCGGCGACCGGGTGGCCTTTGTCGGCCCCAATGGCGCGGGCAAAACGACGCTGCTCAAGATGCTGACCGGCGAGATGGAGCCTGATGAGGGCACGATCCGGCTGGGCACCAATCTGGATATGGCGCTGTTCGACCAGACCCGCGCGCGGGTCGATACCGAGATGACGCTGTGGGAGAACCTGACCGGCGATCCCGAAATGCGGGTCAGCGGGCAGGCCGATCAGGTCATGGTGCGCGGCGTGCCCAAGCATGTCGTGGGCTATCTCAAGGAATTCCTGTTCGACGAGGCGCAGGCCCGCGCCCCGGTGCGCAGCCTGTCGGGCGGTGAGCGGGCGCGTTTGCTGCTGGCCAAGATCATGGCGCGCGAGAGCAACCTGCTGGTGCTCGACGAGCCGACCAACGATCTGGACGTCGAAACGCTCGATCTGCTGCAGGATATCCTGGGCGAATACCCCGGCACCGTGCTGCTGGTCAGCCACGACCGCGATTTCATCGACCGGGTGGCGACGACAACGCTGGCCTTTGAAGGGCAGGGCAAGGTTGTCGCCTATGCCGGGGGCTGGTCGGATTACCAGGCGCAAAAGGCGCTGACCGAGCCGAAGCCGGTAGCGGACAAAGGCGGGTCCAAGCAAGCGGGAAAGGCCGGTCAGAAGTCGGCCAAGTCCACGGCGGCGCCGGTCAAGGGACTGACGTTCTCCGAGAAGAAGCGCCTGGAAGCGCTGCCCAAGGACATCGCGCGGCTTGAGGCCGAGATCGGCAAGCTGACCGAGCTGTTGTCAGACGCCGCGATCTACACGCGCGAGCCGGTCAAGGCCTCCAAGGCCAGCCAGATGCTGACCGAACGTCAGATCGCACTGGGCAAAGCCGAGCAGGAATGGCTGGCGCTGGCCGAGCGGGATGAAGGTTAA